Part of the Salmo salar chromosome ssa10, Ssal_v3.1, whole genome shotgun sequence genome is shown below.
GTTGGAAGGCACTTGAAGACCTTCCTTGTGATACTCGACTTAATTTGTGGTCACCTCTCAGATTTCCAGTAAAATAGCCAACGGCAAGAAAGCACTTTATAGACAGACCTATTACATGGAGTGGAGAATACACCAAGCCGCTGTAGGTGCTTTTTCGTGTATGTTTTAAGAGACTTCATATCAATTAGTGCTCAGCCAAGTTTTTCGGTTTCCCTCAATGAATACAGGAGAGACATGTTTTCTATGAAAAATGACTGGTTAACCACGAGGACAATCACTATCCACACAGTGGAAATCTAGTATAATGGCTCTATTCCACCCGCATCGCGGAGGTTCAGCTTTACAGCAtgatttaaattaactttacattTAGTGAAATTAACTTTACATTTCTATCGCTTCGGCGTTACAGATTGAATATatccctaataataataatagtaataaaggATTAAACTATTAAATGAAACGAAAATGAATTGCCTCAAATTAACATTATCACAGGTCCCCCTCCAAGACGCATTTCAATGGGGTTTATTTTGTCTAGAAAATGTAACAATGTTAGTTGGACCAATAGTCTAGACTAGCCTACTACAACGAATCTAGATAATCTGAgttagaattaaaaaaatattctgAATATTTGCGTTGGTAGTCCTTCAAATAATTCAGATAGGCCTATGCAGGATTTTGCAGCTTGAAACATAATGCAGTAGGCTACATAGAAACGAaagaaaaatgaacaaaaacctCTCGAAATCTGTTGGATTACagttttcatattttatttaaacGATAATCTGATTAATAAATAAGGTTTGACATTATAGTAAATGACATCTAGATATACCGTATAGTTGATATTCTTAATATAAAATACAAATGTGCTATTTGAATTCtaagaagaaaaaaatgaaaataacatTGTTTCTTAAAATAAATACACAACCATTGTTTATTAAAAAATCACATAGCCTTATTGTAGTGACTGTTGTGCCAGCATCCATGGCGTCCAACTAAAAACAAAGTGTCTGTCATTCTTTAGACAAAGTCTATTTTCCCAATTGTCCGTTGGAAATTGGTCTTCTGTTGTTTTTGTTAACGCGCTTTCTTGGTGGTTATGACCTATCTGGTTATTTTGTACAAATATTTTGGGTTCAGATAGTGTCCCTCTCTAGTTCAAACCGGTTTTGTCTTAACCTACACTGCACAAAAGCCTCTATAACTCTTCACCAGTAAATCACAGTCTGAAATGTTTGAGGAATGGATAGCTACAGTAGCTTATTTCTGGTTTCCAAAAACAAGTGTTTTGTTTTATAGTGTTTGGTGTCCATTCTTTTCTTTTATCTTAGTTTGAGGGTTTTAGTCCATGTTGTGACTCTTTGTGTCTTCTTAAGTCGACTTTTCTCTGGAATCCCTTGCTGCAGAGGTCGCATCCGAATGGTTTGAAGCCCGTGTGTTTCCGGCTGTGCGTTATGAGGTTGGAGCTCTGGCTGAACGCTTTGCCACACACTTGGCATTTGTGCGGCTTCTCGCCTGCAGAACAAAAATTTATGCATTAACCATCGTGTTACCTTCAGTAGCCAAACCATATAGGCAAGCAAGctgttttattttattgtatCAGGTCTTCAGTAAAAATGCATGTCAATTACGCATGACCTGACCATTATGCATTGGGTGGCCGTGTATGCAATTAACATATTTAGTGTTGTAGCGAGGTTTACTAATACATTACCATTTCTGACGCCTACTTGCCTGTGTGGATGAATGTATGTTTCTTCATGTCTGATTTCTGGTGGAACCTCTTCCCGCAATGCTGGCATGGGTAAGGCCGTGTATCAGAGTGGATGAGGAGATGCGTGGAGAGAGTCGACGACCTTTTGAAGCTTTTACCGCATATTTTGCAATCAAAGCTTCTTTCCTGTGGAAGTATATAGGCAAATATAAGTCTAAATATGATATTGATTAGCTCGTCAAAACAGTAAAGTAGCCTATTTTGCTTTTTGCCTTTGAATAATCAATGACAAAAACTAGAATGGTCTAGATTCTAGAATAGTCACCTGAGAGTGCACAGCTTTATGTTGCTCGAGGCTAACAGCATGTCCGAAGGTTTTGCCACAGATATCACAAGCGTAGGGCCTCGTGCCACTGTGTGATCTACGAACGTGAACCTCCAACCCATGGGGAGTCGAAAACGCCTGCAGAGGGAAGTTGTTTGAAATTCGTGAGGGGAATGATGATGGTACAAGGTCAATAAAGGGAGGGACAATTGTGTCCATAACCATACATCTTCAAGCAAATCATTGCTAACATAAAATGCTTAAATCTTTACATTTGCATACATTATCTTACCTTACTGCATTTGATGCACTTGTAGGTACCATTCAGAATGAACCGTGAGCAGGGTAAGTCAGACTCAGCCTTGATTTCTGGGCTTTTCCCGTACAGGTTCCCTTCAGAGTACAACCCAACCCCGGGGGCGGCGGCTCTCTCGAACAGACCGGCAGCGGAACAGTAATCACTGTCATTTTCTGCTACCGGACTTCTGTTAAAGAGGGTTGGTTCGATGGCCCGGTCGCTGTAGTACCCTATCGCCGGGCTTCTCTTCAAGTCCATGGGGTGCTGGTGCTGGTGATGGAGACTCTGCTGGACCAGGTGACGGATGTCCGAACCAGAGTAACTGTTCCACGCATAGGGCCGGAAGGGAACAACGGGGAAGGGTTGTGTCTCGTCCACCGGGGGAGACAGGGATTTCTCTGAATCTACTATTGAGTTGCAAAAATAAATATAATTCATTAGTGTAGGGCTATTGTGATTTAATATCTTAAGATGGATATAGGCTTACAAGCAATCAGGATGTCCCATCATCAAATAGTGAAATTGTAATCGCGGTGCATAATTTATCATTGCCTCTGCTACAATCTCCCACTTTGGGATAGCTACATTTGAATGCACCACAGACTAGATCTCTACCTGGTGATGCTGAAGGCGATGGAGGCCGCCAGAAGTCTTCATAAACTGAAGCTGGACTGCACACACTGTCCCCACAGCTGAGTGTGGACTTGGAGGAGAAGTCAGCCGTGTCCACTAGGTGAGAATCTGGGGAGAACCCGCGGATGCCATCGCCTCCTGTCAAGGCATCCGAGTCCTCTAGAATCGTATTCTCTGTTTTAATTACAACGAGGACAACGTGAGTAGCCTATTACAATAGCCTTAGCCTATAACAACGACAAAAATACAACTTTGATAATGATATCCTATACTGTAATAATTATTGTAAGAAGACACAATATAAATAACTTAAGTAATAGCCTATATGTGTCAGTACTATTAAATGTTATGAATAATAACTATACGAGCAAAATCATTCCACTGAGGTCAGTGTAGCTATCGAAATAATGTAAACATGTAAGATGTGGGTACAGGATATGCCCTTATGGGCTATATAGTCCTTTGAATTAATAGCTAGGTTTTCATTATAAATCATAAGCTTGTATTTCTAATATATTGCTGCTTCTTTTGAATAAAGCCGTGCCTCACAATATAACAATCTGTACAACTAGACAAATAAAAATGGATATTTATAACAATATAATTAGGCTACAGAAAAACGAATGAGTTTGTTCTATTTAGATTTAAATAATTTGCATTTATAAATGGTGCACCTCACACAACATCCAGacattaacatggaaatagcatcCACATACCTGCACATATATGAGCTAAGATAGTATCCAGCCTACTGTAGTCATCTTCTAAGGAGCGAGGCTTGTGGTAGCTGTGCGCCTTCTTACTCTTCACCAAGAAGGACCGAGGCATTTTCACTCTCCTTGTTCGGTTTTTGCTAATATCCAAAATCACTGTCCATCCAGATCCAATAGCAATCTGCACCTCTGTTCCTGGGATGCGGTGTTGCTGTCTTATCCCTGAAAAGATTTGAAGACTATTGGTTGACAATGTGTGGTCAACTATAAGAGATTTCTGGCTGAGGATGGAGCACGCGCACACGCCCTCTCCCGTCTGCCAGGTGTTGTGGGCGGGGACAGGTGCCTCGGCTAGGGAAACTCGTCCCCAGTTCATTGCCGCCCCTGGAGCCTATGATTGGTCCGTCTCCAGAACAAACAGCTCTCCAGACAGCTCCCTCTCACGGATCAGCCTGCATCTCTCCACGGGGAATTAAAACCCAATCAGGATAAGTGATATACTGCTTTAGGTGTTACTTAATCCCTCCCTATACCTAGctgcaggacaggacagacaggggagagaggaaacGCGGAGACCAACAGCACCTGGGTGCCAGTCAGTCAGGGTTTCTATGGGCCGGAGTGTGCTACGTGTGTTTCTAATCAACATGACTCATGAGACGTGTTATCTACATGCTTGATCATTTCCGTCATCGATTGAGCACGAATGAAAATGCGAATTAGAGAATAGTAGGCGAAGTATGGACGTGGTTGTGCCCAAATAGTCACATGTTGAATAGCCCCTCACTGGCTTATATAGCATTTCTCAAAGTGAACAAACGTAAAAAGACTAATGCATGATAATACTGCATCCGTCTGGAATTGTCTTGCGTCCTTCACAACTGTATTTTTATCCATCAATTTGGTCGGTGTCTCTTCATATATACATAAGGCTATATTTGATAACGGCAGACAGTCGCTGTCCACACGCCTGCCTGAGAGGCCACGGGAGTTTCGTATTTCCTGCAGTATTATAATATGCTCAGCGAGTAAACAGTGCTACCTCTGTTCCCTGTGCGCATAGTAAGGCCGCTGATGACCTGTTCTGGACCAATTACGCACAGAACAACAGGCCATGCAACGAGCGCATTCAGCTCGCGGAGCACTCCAGACTGCCCGTGGGGCGGAGAATATCAGTATCAGTCACATTTACAACGTTTCAACCAGCTGATGGCGCGTGCCAGACATTCAGAATCTGTGATAGACATAAGTTCTATGTCCTTACATTATAGGTCTATTGCATTATCTTGCTACATTATTCATATTCGACAGGTGAAATGATTAACTCAAAAACACCTATAAGCCTATTATTTGAAATGATTTGGAGTGTACCACAATGTAACTAAATGAGTTACTTAAGGAAGTTAAAAATTGGCCAATCAAACTAAATAATAGCAATGTTGGTACGAATTCATATTTAAATATAAATGTAGGCCTATTCGTTTATGACCTTCGCAGTGAGACAATACGTTGGTGACAGGAAGAgatttaaaacattttataataAATCATTTTGTTTTAGACTCATGACGTAGCATCTTTTTTTAGTTATTTTCTGTCATCTTATTTCTCTTATTTTTAAAATGCAGAAGTATTCTATCCGGTGCAGAAAGGCAGGCCAAAAACCACAAGTGACTTGCAGGAAATCAAAGCGCCATATGCCCTCTATCGATTAGAAACATCGCCGCTGCATCCGGACCTCGCATTGGGTTGGAGGAGATATGACACGCTACCGCAACACAATCTCCAAAGACACCCTGACGCGAGGTAGTCCTGACCATTATCCAATTTCTGGTACAATGATATGACTGATGTGACTTTATTTCATATAGAAGCCTAGAAAATATATTCAACTAATCAAACCACTGGATCGCAATTTGAAATGCTTTAATAGCATAATCCAAGCAAATCATTTAGGTAAAAGTTCATTTCTAGCCTATTTGAATGGAAAAACGTTTAATGCAATTAATTATATGCCTATCATTTAACAAAATAGCACTCAAAGAATCAAATAATTTAGGTTATTAAATTTGATAGGCTATACAATAAATCTGATAAGAATGCCTTTGGCACCATCAATGCATCGCCTATCAGTTAGCCTATCAGTTAGTCTATCTCATAATAATAATCATACATTATGAGGCCGTTTTTCAAAATTCAGCAGGCCTATAATTTCCAACTAAATAACCAGTCATCTGATTGATTTGTTCTCCCTTTATGCTTAGCTTATTAAACAACAGGTCCTTCGTGTCTTTTTCCAGATGGCTATTAGCTGTTTTATGTGCATTAGGTatagacatttttttttaaagtacaatCAACAACCATTGCTGAACT
Proteins encoded:
- the LOC106560317 gene encoding zinc finger protein Gfi-1 isoform X2 → MPRSFLVKSKKAHSYHKPRSLEDDYSRLDTILAHICAENTILEDSDALTGGDGIRGFSPDSHLVDTADFSSKSTLSCGDSVCSPASVYEDFWRPPSPSASPVDSEKSLSPPVDETQPFPVVPFRPYAWNSYSGSDIRHLVQQSLHHQHQHPMDLKRSPAIGYYSDRAIEPTLFNRSPVAENDSDYCSAAGLFERAAAPGVGLYSEGNLYGKSPEIKAESDLPCSRFILNGTYKCIKCSKAFSTPHGLEVHVRRSHSGTRPYACDICGKTFGHAVSLEQHKAVHSQERSFDCKICGKSFKRSSTLSTHLLIHSDTRPYPCQHCGKRFHQKSDMKKHTFIHTGEKPHKCQVCGKAFSQSSNLITHSRKHTGFKPFGCDLCSKGFQRKVDLRRHKESQHGLKPSN
- the LOC106560317 gene encoding zinc finger protein Gfi-1 isoform X1 yields the protein MNWGRVSLAEAPVPAHNTWQTGEGVCACSILSQKSLIVDHTLSTNSLQIFSGIRQQHRIPGTEVQIAIGSGWTVILDISKNRTRRVKMPRSFLVKSKKAHSYHKPRSLEDDYSRLDTILAHICAENTILEDSDALTGGDGIRGFSPDSHLVDTADFSSKSTLSCGDSVCSPASVYEDFWRPPSPSASPVDSEKSLSPPVDETQPFPVVPFRPYAWNSYSGSDIRHLVQQSLHHQHQHPMDLKRSPAIGYYSDRAIEPTLFNRSPVAENDSDYCSAAGLFERAAAPGVGLYSEGNLYGKSPEIKAESDLPCSRFILNGTYKCIKCSKAFSTPHGLEVHVRRSHSGTRPYACDICGKTFGHAVSLEQHKAVHSQERSFDCKICGKSFKRSSTLSTHLLIHSDTRPYPCQHCGKRFHQKSDMKKHTFIHTGEKPHKCQVCGKAFSQSSNLITHSRKHTGFKPFGCDLCSKGFQRKVDLRRHKESQHGLKPSN